A stretch of the Uranotaenia lowii strain MFRU-FL chromosome 3, ASM2978415v1, whole genome shotgun sequence genome encodes the following:
- the LOC129758520 gene encoding uncharacterized protein LOC129758520 has product MKCDQSRLLMNVSLVVFLIFQLFTESLLDSSPPEEEETLIEDFFICRSCGHDISLSNFLIDKHSPLALSFSNHTLAIGKPVTVQEVQNSLGIRFKIVVVRQGYCAKVVSWNTVHTWFPGYAWKLCVCPECRTHLGWMFEPIETATFYRYFPSEKGFYALIYNNIISEGYVNSLLMREKALREN; this is encoded by the exons ATGAAGTGTGACCAAAGTCGGCTTTTGATGAACGTTTCGCTGGTAGTTTTCctaatttttcaactattcacCGAATCGTTACTGGACTCTTCCCCACCGGAAGAAGAGGAAACACTCATCGAAG ATTTCTTCATCTGCCGTTCCTGTGGCCATGACATCAGTTTATCAAATTTCCTAATCGACAAGCACAGCCCATTGGCTCTCAGCTTCAGCAACCATACGCTTGCAATCGGCAAACCGGTAACGGTTCAGGAAGTGCAAAATTCCTTAGGAATACGCTTCAAGATCGTCGTAGTACGGCAGGGATACTGCGCCAAAGTAGTGTCG TGGAATACGGTGCATACTTGGTTCCCGGGGTACGCGTGGAAGCTGTGCGTGTGTCCGGAGTGTCGTACTCATCTTGGGTGGATGTTTGAGCCCATTGAGACTGCCACCTTCTATCGGTACTTTCCCTCGGAAAAGGGTTTTTATGCGTTGATTTACAACAATATCATTTCGGAAGGAT ATGTTAATTCGCTGCTTATGCGTGAGAAAGCACTGAgagaaaattaa